A genomic window from Pecten maximus chromosome 2, xPecMax1.1, whole genome shotgun sequence includes:
- the LOC117341115 gene encoding uncharacterized protein LOC117341115, whose protein sequence is MVLSLMAWNVIGLFSSSRILGNLLNQTNCDVCVVTEHKLANDALDVFKSVNSEYFPIFNLREFIEFPRTGKEGGVGILVKKTLRYNVGQVSGVRDERIVGLKVITQTDTLYIFGVYMQSDGDVAAYRDTLQRLEDLCTYYSEYGKIIIAGDFNARIYENHTYHAAKQKADLMRNLIGNINLHVCNHRREGDVSYTFRPFETVLDYVLIERSSSEKIVSCVVLENNETEIASDHLPVICHMDYQIDVAIIDQAKPRSNVKYTAWDKTTIEDLVQYQLQLSDRLCKIITPDTGAQLETDSLYEQIALCMTLAAEETVPKRRFKHYLKPFWSKDLSKLHKIAMIKRMEWMNKGRPCGMEHDSYKEYKAAKRAFRNFHDTAQNEYLDVIHRELDEAAEIDQKLFWRIVRKRTNKPATACNELAFRGTTKRDPKGIADLFAEFYAELYSDTSSTAENNDTDFPPITVDELDNPFTFEEVNRAIRSLSLNKAAGVDGIRNEHIRYGGKQLIDSLVYLFNRIRITSVIPKTWKKGLIIPIHKGSRKSKKRP, encoded by the coding sequence ATGGTGCTGTCTCTGATGGCATGGAATGTAATAGGGTTATTTTCGTCGTCCCGAATACTGGGGAATCTGTTGAATCAGACGAACTGTGATGTATGTGTCGTGACAGAACATAAACTTGCTAATGATGCTTTAGATGTATTTAAATCGGTAAATAGTGAATATTTTCCGATTTTCAACTTGCGCGAATTCATAGAATTTCCGCGAACTGGAAAGGAAGGTGGTGTGGGAATTCTGGTGAAGAAAACCCTTCGATACAATGTGGGACAAGTAAGCGGGGTCCGAGACGAACGGATTGTTGGCCTGAAAGTAATTACACAGactgacacactgtatatatttggagTATATATGCAAAGCGACGGAGATGTCGCAGCTTACAGAGACACGCTACAAAGACTAGAAGatttatgtacatattacaGCGAGTACGGTAAAATTATAATAGCCGGTGACTTTAATGCACGAATTTACGAAAATCATACGTATCATGCTGCGAAACAAAAGGCGGACCTGATGAGAAATTTGATTGGGAATATAAACTTGCACGTATGCAACCACAGGCGTGAAGGTGACGTATCGTACACATTTCGTCCTTTCGAAACAGTATTAGACTACGTTTTGATTGAAAGATCATCTTCTGAAAAGATCGTGAGCTGTGTCGTGCTCGAAAATAACGAAACAGAAATCGCCTCCGATCACCTTCCCGTAATCTGTCACATGGATTACCAGATAGATGTTGCAATCATTGATCAGGCCAAACCTAGATCGAACGTCAAATATACAGCATGGGATAAAACTACAATTGAAGATCTTGTACAATATCAGCTTCAGTTAAGTGACAGATTGTGTAAAATCATTACGCCAGACACCGGGGCACAGTTGGAAACTGACTCGTTATATGAACAGATTGCATTGTGTATGACGTTAGCAGCAGAGGAAACCGTACCTAAACGTCGCTTCAAGCATTATTTAAAACCGTTTTGGAGTAAAGACTTGTCAAAACTACACAAAATCGCAATGATCAAGCGAATGGAATGGATGAATAAAGGCCGGCCGTGCGGAATGGAACACGATTCCTATAAAGAATATAAAGCCGCGAAGAGGGCATTCAGAAATTTTCATGATACAGCACAAAACGAATACTTGGACGTGATCCATAGGGAGCTAGACGAAGCAGCCGAAATCGACCAAAAGTTGTTTTGGCGGATAGTTAGGAAAAGGACTAATAAACCAGCAACAGCATGCAATGAATTAGCATTCCGAGGTACTACGAAACGCGACCCGAAAGGAATTGCTGACCTTTTCGCCGAGTTCTACGCCGAATTATACTCGGACACGTCATCTACGGCAGAAAATAATGACACAGATTTTCCTCCCATCACTGTGGATGAACTAGATAACCCATTCACATTTGAGGAAGTTAACCGAGCAATTCGCTCCCTCAGCCTTAATAAGGCAGCGGGTGTGGATGGCATACGGAATGAACACATTCGATATGGCGGAAAGCAACTGATAGACTCCCTGGTGTATCTGTTTAATCGTATCAGAATTACGAGTGTTATTCCAAAGACATGGAAAAAGGGTCTAATAATACCGATTCATAAAGGAAGTCGCAAATCCAAAAAAAGACCCTAA